One part of the Polycyclovorans algicola TG408 genome encodes these proteins:
- a CDS encoding NAD(P)H-dependent flavin oxidoreductase, translating to MNTRITRMLGIRYPIIQGGMQWVGRAELAAAVSNAGGLGILTALTQPMPEALSDEIARCRSLTDQPFGVNLTILPTAKPPPYEAYLDAALAGGVRIFETAGNNPVAFIEKIKAHGGKIIHKCTAVRHALSAERKGVDAISIDGFECAGHPGEDGVGCLVLFAIAASKVKIPLIASGGVADGRTMAAALATGVEGVNMGTRFCVTVEAPIHDNIKQLLVDKTERDTALIFRTLHNTGRVLKTEVSEAVIAIENRPGGCEFKDIQHLVSGAKGREALESGDPSRGLVWAGQTVGLIDDIPTCEVLMQRMVRECRAQMMAGMAAFN from the coding sequence ATGAACACCCGCATCACCCGCATGCTGGGGATTCGCTACCCCATCATTCAGGGGGGCATGCAGTGGGTGGGGCGTGCCGAGTTGGCGGCGGCGGTGTCGAACGCGGGCGGCCTGGGCATTCTGACGGCACTCACCCAACCGATGCCCGAGGCGCTGAGCGACGAAATTGCCCGTTGCCGCAGCCTCACCGATCAGCCGTTCGGCGTGAACCTGACCATTCTGCCCACCGCCAAGCCGCCGCCGTACGAGGCTTATCTGGACGCCGCGCTGGCCGGGGGTGTGCGCATCTTCGAAACCGCCGGCAACAACCCGGTCGCCTTCATCGAAAAGATCAAGGCCCACGGCGGCAAGATCATCCACAAGTGCACGGCGGTGCGGCACGCGCTGTCAGCCGAGCGCAAGGGCGTGGACGCGATCTCCATCGACGGCTTTGAATGTGCCGGTCATCCGGGTGAAGACGGCGTCGGCTGTCTGGTGCTGTTCGCCATTGCCGCCAGCAAGGTGAAAATTCCGCTGATCGCCTCGGGCGGCGTCGCCGACGGTCGCACCATGGCCGCCGCGCTGGCCACCGGCGTCGAGGGCGTCAACATGGGCACGCGCTTTTGCGTGACGGTTGAGGCGCCGATTCATGACAACATCAAGCAGTTGCTGGTCGACAAGACCGAGCGTGACACGGCGCTGATTTTCCGCACCCTGCACAACACCGGCCGGGTACTGAAAACCGAAGTCTCCGAAGCGGTCATCGCCATCGAGAACCGCCCGGGCGGCTGCGAGTTCAAGGACATCCAGCATCTGGTCTCCGGCGCCAAGGGCCGCGAAGCGCTGGAGAGCGGCGACCCGTCACGCGGGCTGGTCTGGGCCGGGCAAACGGTGGGGCTGATTGACGACATTCCCACCTGCGAGGTGCTGATGCAACGCATGGTGCGCGAGTGCCGGGCGCAGATGATGGCCGGCATGGCGGCGTTCAACTGA